In Streptomyces pluripotens, the genomic window CCCCGCGAACGCCCATGCCGCGGTGCGGATGACGGTTTTGGCGCGGACCGAGCGGGCGACCGCCGGGCCGATCGCCGAGCCCACCACGCCGCCGACCAGCGCGACCGCGCTGACCAGGCCGATCGTGGTGGGGCCGCCGCCGCGGAACTTGACCAGGGCGATGAACAGGAGCGCGAACGCCTGGCCGAGGGTGTTGAGCAGCGCCCCCCACATCACCACGAAGCGCAGGAAGGGCTCCCCGCGGACGAACCGGAACCCGGCGGCGATGTCCTGACGCACCGTCGTGCGCTCGTTCTCAACCCGGTCCTCGCGCTCGGGACCCAGCGGCCGGTGGATCAGCGCCGCGCCGAGCGACGCCGCGCCGAAGGAGAGTGCGTCGATGCCGAAGGGGCACCAGCGGGCGAGCGAGAACAGCAAGCCGCCCACCGGGCCGCCGAGTAGTTGGGCACCGAGGTCACGGCCCAACTCCTGCGCCGTGGCGGTGGCCAGTTGGTCCTTGCGGGCAATGCGCCGCAGCGCCGGAGCGGTGGCACCGGAGGCGACCCCGGCCGCCAGGCCGCTCACCGTCGCCGCCGCTACGAGAAGGGGGAGCTGCGGACGGTCGGCGGCCACCAGGGCCGCGACGGCCGCAAGGGCCGCACCTTGGACGAGGGGCGCGATGACCAGGATGGCCTTGCGGGAGACCCGGTCGGCGAGCGCACCGCCCCACAGTGTGGTGACCAGTGCGCTCACCAGCCCGGCCGCGGTGAGCGTCCCGGCCTTGGCCACCGAGCCGGTGGTGTAGAGGATCAGCAGCGGAAACGAGATGGCCGAGATGCTGGTCCCTAAAGCGGAGGCCGTGTTCCCGACCCACCAGCCCACGTAGTCGGAGTTCCGCCACAGCGACGGCGGTGGCGCCGTCTCGCTGTCCGCTCCGGAACCTGCGGCGCCGGTGTCGGTGCTGGTCACCTTTGTTCTCCCAGGGTGCCGTGGCCTTCGGGCCGTGGGGATGAGGGCTCGCGACGGCCCTTCCGCCGTGCAGGCGGTCGGGCTCGTCGCTAGAGGAGGGCCGTACGCGGTCCTGGGCCGGGACGATATCCAGGGCGCCCCGCGTGCGGAAGTACGCCGCCGGTCAGGCCCTTGGCCGGGAGGTGGCAGAACTGCAGGCCGGTGGAGTCCGTCCGTGGATGGTGAGTGAGCGCGAGGCCGGCGCCCGCGGTGTCCGCGGTCGCTGCTCGAAGGCGCCGCCGGCACACCTGGGCGTCACCGTGGGCGTGGTGGACCGAGCCGCCGTGCGGCTGCGCGGTGGGTGGGTCACGCCTGGACGGACGCATGCGCCCGCGCCCTCGATGTGGCCCGGGGACGCGTTCACGGCGAGCACCGGCCCCGGCCCGGCCGCGGCGAACGGCCGTGCCGGCGACCGGTCCCAGGCCCGGCCCCGGCCCGGGACCCCTTCCGCGCCCGCTGTCAATGACGCCCGGGAGAGCCGATCTCGCGCAGGATTCCGAAGGCCCGCAGGAGGGGCGCCGTGTCCGGGCCCGTGTCCGTGACGCCGGACGCCCGGCGCGCC contains:
- a CDS encoding MFS transporter, yielding MTSTDTGAAGSGADSETAPPPSLWRNSDYVGWWVGNTASALGTSISAISFPLLILYTTGSVAKAGTLTAAGLVSALVTTLWGGALADRVSRKAILVIAPLVQGAALAAVAALVAADRPQLPLLVAAATVSGLAAGVASGATAPALRRIARKDQLATATAQELGRDLGAQLLGGPVGGLLFSLARWCPFGIDALSFGAASLGAALIHRPLGPEREDRVENERTTVRQDIAAGFRFVRGEPFLRFVVMWGALLNTLGQAFALLFIALVKFRGGGPTTIGLVSAVALVGGVVGSAIGPAVARSVRAKTVIRTAAWAFAGALVLVAVVPAPWEIGAVTFVAMLTMVPLNVMLQSYMVRLVPDEFSGRVSAVNRFGVQALEWTGPLLAGLLVALFGVPGGAVALLVGLVPLALALHLTRSLAVLDTPLDELSELRPAHEAG